From the unidentified bacterial endosymbiont genome, one window contains:
- a CDS encoding helix-turn-helix transcriptional regulator, translating into MRDAPTSDRLELITLNDTLVSFSRLFANTVRYHHWHQCLEILYVEEGFGVAIVDNRHYTMRPGRLFFFPPFTLHKVMVDAQAEAIYRRTIIHLDHHAVLKNLRDFPHTQQRLQRLSRHGGEAWVADLAHCHQHIDHLLSCYHPPLSGERIAGLLISLFSMMPDDNAGAPGSSQGIASQVMFWLDEHFQKKFRLDALAAELGKSRSYVSRKFRAETGEKIHDYLNTLRLRKACECLLHSDASVREIAARTGFSDVTWFISAFKKGIGETPLQYRKNHRAA; encoded by the coding sequence ATGCGTGACGCACCGACATCCGATCGCCTGGAGTTGATTACCTTAAACGATACCCTGGTGTCGTTCAGCCGCCTGTTCGCCAATACTGTGCGTTATCACCACTGGCATCAGTGTCTGGAAATTCTCTATGTGGAAGAGGGCTTTGGCGTGGCGATTGTAGACAATCGTCACTACACCATGCGTCCCGGACGGCTGTTTTTCTTCCCGCCGTTTACCCTGCACAAGGTAATGGTGGACGCGCAGGCAGAGGCCATTTACCGGCGCACGATTATTCATCTCGATCACCACGCCGTGCTGAAAAATTTGCGCGACTTTCCGCACACTCAGCAGCGGTTGCAGCGTCTTTCGCGCCACGGCGGCGAAGCGTGGGTCGCAGATTTAGCGCACTGCCATCAGCATATCGATCATCTGTTGAGCTGCTATCACCCTCCCCTTAGCGGCGAGCGCATCGCCGGGCTGCTGATTAGCCTGTTTTCTATGATGCCGGATGATAACGCTGGTGCGCCGGGCAGCAGCCAGGGGATCGCCAGCCAGGTGATGTTCTGGCTGGACGAGCATTTTCAGAAGAAGTTCCGCCTGGACGCGCTGGCCGCAGAATTGGGCAAATCCCGCAGCTATGTATCGCGAAAATTTCGCGCGGAAACGGGCGAGAAAATTCATGACTACCTGAATACGTTACGCCTGCGCAAAGCGTGTGAGTGTTTGCTTCACTCGGATGCTAGCGTGCGAGAGATTGCCGCACGGACAGGGTTTTCTGACGTAACGTGGTTTATTAGCGCGTTTAAAAAAGGCATTGGGGAGACGCCGTTACAGTACCGGAAAAACCACCGTGCGGCCTGA
- a CDS encoding DUF2264 domain-containing protein, whose translation MWAANKEKSNPLSSRQDVVAYVKAMLGALDKQFPPDSSGFSLGDTCAHYATEIARMEGLSRALWGLFPLMASGESEPFSEKYLAAIKLGTDPQSPGYWGQTGPYDQRLVEMAAFGLGLSLLQDKLTAHFSEPELNNLHAWLNQITDAQMPDSNWNYFAIMVQLGFRRAGMAYDQAAIDRRFALMDAYYLGDGWYSDGPGRPKDYYISMAFHFYGLIYATLSGDEARANILRERSRLFAEDFIYWSAADGASVPFGRSLTYRFAMVAFWSAVAYSGLEVFTPGIVKGIVLRHLRWWQQQPMTDRDGILTLGFACPNLAMCEDYNSPGSPYWALKTYLILALPEAHPFWQAQEQPLPALSEKRTLPHAQQILMHAQGSRHVTMLTAGQLELNNYVNTEAKYTKFAYSSRFGFTIERGRFGLQHAACDSMLLLADGDAYFRGRRACEEVRVDENYLYSRWSPWHDVHIESWQIPFGEWHLRLHRINSARQLQTAEGGFAVMKTEHQIRERGCYLQAENGFSTIIDLSPAILRRPGSIVTPPNSSIMFPECASVPLLKTDITPGESWLCCAVLAGEKQPAGVTPQLNISHNRVVIREPGGERQLAFTL comes from the coding sequence ATGTGGGCGGCAAACAAAGAAAAATCAAATCCGTTGTCTTCACGCCAGGATGTGGTGGCGTATGTAAAAGCAATGCTGGGCGCGCTGGATAAGCAATTCCCGCCGGACAGCTCAGGTTTTTCGCTGGGCGACACATGCGCGCATTACGCGACAGAGATTGCCAGGATGGAAGGGCTCTCCCGCGCGTTATGGGGGCTGTTTCCGCTGATGGCATCCGGCGAGTCTGAGCCGTTCAGCGAGAAATACCTTGCGGCGATCAAGCTCGGTACCGATCCACAAAGCCCAGGCTACTGGGGGCAGACCGGGCCTTATGACCAGCGTCTGGTGGAGATGGCGGCCTTCGGTCTGGGACTTTCCCTGCTGCAGGATAAGCTCACCGCGCATTTTAGCGAACCTGAACTGAACAACCTGCACGCCTGGCTAAACCAAATTACCGACGCGCAGATGCCGGACAGTAACTGGAATTACTTTGCGATTATGGTCCAGCTTGGTTTCAGGCGCGCCGGAATGGCATATGATCAGGCGGCAATTGACCGCCGTTTTGCGCTGATGGACGCCTACTACCTTGGCGACGGTTGGTATTCCGATGGCCCGGGTCGGCCAAAAGACTATTACATCTCCATGGCGTTCCACTTCTACGGCCTGATCTATGCGACTCTGAGCGGCGATGAGGCGAGGGCAAACATTCTGCGTGAACGTTCGCGCCTGTTCGCGGAAGACTTCATCTACTGGTCAGCCGCCGATGGCGCATCGGTGCCGTTTGGCCGCAGCCTGACCTACCGTTTTGCGATGGTCGCCTTCTGGAGCGCGGTGGCCTATTCCGGGCTGGAGGTGTTCACGCCGGGGATCGTGAAGGGTATTGTTTTGCGCCATCTGCGCTGGTGGCAGCAGCAGCCGATGACCGATCGCGATGGCATTCTAACGCTCGGGTTTGCCTGTCCGAACCTCGCGATGTGCGAAGACTATAACTCTCCCGGCTCGCCGTACTGGGCGCTGAAAACCTATCTGATTTTGGCGTTGCCAGAAGCACACCCGTTCTGGCAGGCACAAGAGCAGCCCCTGCCCGCCCTGAGTGAAAAACGCACGCTTCCCCATGCGCAGCAGATCCTGATGCATGCGCAGGGGTCGCGGCACGTCACAATGCTCACCGCCGGACAGCTTGAGCTGAATAACTATGTCAATACCGAGGCTAAATATACCAAATTTGCCTATTCCAGCCGCTTCGGTTTCACCATTGAACGCGGGCGCTTTGGCCTGCAGCATGCGGCCTGTGACTCGATGCTGTTGTTGGCGGATGGCGATGCGTATTTCCGCGGTCGCCGCGCGTGCGAGGAGGTACGGGTAGATGAAAATTACCTCTACTCACGCTGGTCGCCATGGCACGACGTGCATATTGAGAGCTGGCAAATTCCGTTCGGTGAGTGGCACCTGCGCCTGCACCGTATCAACAGCGCGCGCCAGCTGCAAACGGCAGAAGGCGGGTTTGCGGTGATGAAAACAGAACATCAGATCCGCGAGAGAGGCTGCTATCTTCAGGCAGAGAACGGTTTTAGCACGATTATTGACCTCTCACCCGCTATTTTGCGTAGACCGGGCAGCATCGTCACGCCGCCAAACAGCAGCATTATGTTCCCGGAGTGTGCCTCTGTTCCGCTGCTAAAAACCGATATTACGCCAGGGGAGAGCTGGCTGTGTTGCGCAGTCCTGGCCGGCGAGAAACAGCCGGCAGGGGTTACGCCGCAACTGAATATTAGCCATAACCGGGTCGTTATCCGCGAACCTGGAGGCGAACGTCAACTGGCGTTCACTTTATAA
- a CDS encoding oligosaccharide MFS transporter: MKSTSTTNRTEYYKISSFIFLYFFTWSASIGLLAIWLGQKANLSGSVIGTVFAVNGVFSVILKPIYGYILDKIGMSKYLLYFVVVMSALMAPFFIYVYQPLLMSNTMLGIIVGALYLSFAWYAGVAACESYSDRFSRLNGMEFGQIRMWGSLGWAVASSFSGLLFNLSAAYNFIMGSVASVVMLIVLLSLKVNTNSATAGEVLTKEKIAPSDVYALLRNRKFWAFCLYVAGVAWMMFIAEQQFSRYFVTFFDDIHEGNAVFGYLGTVQSGMEFVMYMVIPLFVNFIGAKRGLLIVGLVVGARLIISGMSDSHLLISILKPLYGLEICLLLVSVFKYIAEHFDKRVNATMYLLGYQAMLYIGNVVVSSPAGYMYDRIGFEHTYIIMGATALTFTLISAFTLSACQSKWRGSRTLNVAEPTSR; this comes from the coding sequence ATGAAAAGTACATCTACAACAAACAGAACTGAGTATTACAAAATAAGCAGTTTTATTTTTCTCTACTTTTTTACCTGGTCTGCCAGTATTGGGTTACTGGCGATTTGGCTCGGTCAAAAGGCGAATCTAAGCGGTTCGGTTATCGGTACCGTATTTGCCGTGAACGGCGTTTTCTCCGTTATTCTTAAACCGATCTACGGCTATATTCTCGATAAGATCGGCATGAGTAAATACCTGCTCTACTTTGTGGTCGTGATGTCGGCCCTGATGGCGCCGTTCTTTATTTATGTTTATCAGCCGCTGTTAATGTCTAACACGATGCTGGGCATTATTGTCGGTGCGCTCTATTTAAGCTTTGCCTGGTATGCGGGCGTGGCGGCGTGTGAGTCCTACTCCGACCGCTTTAGTCGCTTAAACGGCATGGAGTTTGGGCAAATCCGCATGTGGGGATCGCTTGGCTGGGCGGTGGCATCATCGTTTTCCGGCCTGCTGTTTAATCTCTCTGCGGCATATAACTTTATTATGGGCAGCGTAGCCTCAGTGGTGATGCTGATTGTACTGCTTAGCCTGAAAGTAAACACTAACTCCGCTACCGCTGGCGAAGTCCTTACCAAAGAAAAAATCGCGCCGTCAGACGTCTATGCCCTGCTGCGTAACCGTAAATTCTGGGCGTTCTGCCTGTACGTCGCGGGCGTGGCATGGATGATGTTTATCGCCGAACAGCAGTTCTCGCGCTATTTCGTCACCTTCTTTGATGATATCCACGAAGGCAACGCGGTATTTGGTTATCTGGGCACGGTGCAGTCGGGAATGGAATTTGTCATGTATATGGTGATCCCACTGTTCGTAAACTTTATTGGTGCCAAGCGTGGGCTATTAATTGTCGGCCTGGTGGTCGGTGCGCGTCTGATTATTTCCGGCATGAGCGATTCGCATCTGTTAATTTCCATTCTTAAGCCGCTGTACGGACTGGAAATTTGTTTGCTGCTAGTGTCGGTCTTTAAATATATCGCCGAGCATTTCGATAAGCGTGTCAACGCCACCATGTATCTGCTGGGCTATCAGGCCATGCTGTATATCGGCAATGTTGTGGTCTCTTCGCCTGCCGGATATATGTATGACCGCATTGGCTTTGAGCACACCTATATCATTATGGGCGCGACGGCGCTGACCTTTACGCTGATCTCTGCCTTTACGTTATCCGCCTGCCAGAGCAAATGGCGCGGATCCCGTACGCTGAACGTAGCAGAACCCACTTCACGATAA
- a CDS encoding glycoside hydrolase family 88 protein, giving the protein MLSRINAELLPAMPEPVEPRVFSDEMHTARRHVLELISRHLTAFGEQFPAETCKEGYYPLTDNVEWTTSFWTGQLWLAWEMSGEAKFRTMAENNVRSFGLRIAGRNDTNTHDLGFLYTLSCVAAWRLTGNREARGFSLLAAEALLERFHEKAKIIQAWGDLADPEQAGRMIIDCNMNLPLLYWATEQTGDPRFADAAKAHVMQAATYLIRDDASTFHTYYMDVETGAPRYGNTQQGYANDSCWSRGQAWGIYGFLLSYIYTGDETMIALSKRLANYFLNRLPSDYVCHWDLALVGTDALRDSSSAAIAVCGLLELVKHLPATDPDRERYLEWAKGIMSSLTKHYLMGKEEKGSGLLKHSVYHLASNKGVDECASWGDYFYVEALVRFTQSWKLYW; this is encoded by the coding sequence ATGTTAAGTCGTATCAACGCCGAACTCCTGCCAGCGATGCCTGAACCCGTGGAACCACGCGTGTTTAGCGATGAAATGCATACTGCGCGCCGCCACGTCCTTGAATTAATCAGCCGTCATCTGACGGCGTTCGGTGAGCAATTTCCGGCAGAAACCTGCAAAGAGGGTTATTACCCGCTGACCGACAACGTGGAGTGGACGACCAGCTTTTGGACCGGCCAACTGTGGCTGGCGTGGGAGATGAGCGGGGAGGCGAAATTTCGCACGATGGCCGAGAACAACGTGCGCTCATTTGGTCTGCGTATTGCCGGGCGCAATGACACCAACACCCACGATTTAGGCTTCCTCTACACGCTCTCCTGCGTGGCGGCATGGCGACTGACCGGCAACCGTGAGGCGCGCGGTTTTTCGCTGCTGGCGGCAGAAGCGCTGCTGGAGCGCTTCCACGAAAAGGCGAAAATCATTCAGGCATGGGGCGATCTGGCCGACCCGGAACAGGCCGGGCGGATGATAATCGACTGCAACATGAATTTACCGCTGCTCTACTGGGCGACGGAACAAACCGGCGATCCACGTTTTGCCGATGCCGCAAAAGCGCACGTGATGCAGGCGGCAACGTATCTTATTCGTGACGATGCCTCAACCTTCCACACCTACTATATGGACGTGGAAACCGGCGCGCCGCGCTACGGCAATACCCAGCAAGGCTATGCCAACGACTCCTGCTGGTCGCGCGGCCAGGCGTGGGGGATTTATGGCTTCCTGCTGAGCTATATCTACACCGGCGATGAAACGATGATCGCCCTGTCAAAGCGGCTGGCGAACTACTTCCTCAACCGCCTGCCGTCGGATTATGTCTGCCACTGGGACCTGGCGCTGGTGGGAACGGATGCACTACGCGACTCCTCCTCGGCGGCGATTGCGGTATGCGGGCTGCTGGAGCTGGTGAAACACCTGCCGGCGACTGACCCGGATCGCGAACGTTATCTCGAATGGGCGAAAGGGATAATGTCGTCGCTGACGAAGCACTACCTGATGGGCAAAGAGGAGAAGGGGAGCGGGCTGCTGAAGCACTCTGTTTACCATCTGGCGAGCAATAAAGGGGTGGATGAGTGTGCGAGCTGGGGAGATTATTTCTACGTTGAGGCGCTGGTGCGCTTTACGCAGAGCTGGAAGCTGTACTGGTAA
- a CDS encoding putative quinol monooxygenase, giving the protein MLTVIAEIRTRPGQHHRQTVLDQFAKIIPAVLAEEGCHGYAPMVDAATHASFQASAPDSIIMVEQWETVAHLEAHLQTAHMKAWSDAVKGNVLETHIRILEQGV; this is encoded by the coding sequence ATGCTTACCGTAATTGCTGAAATTCGTACGCGTCCAGGCCAACATCACCGCCAGACGGTGCTGGATCAATTCGCGAAAATTATCCCGGCCGTACTTGCAGAAGAAGGTTGTCATGGCTACGCGCCGATGGTGGATGCCGCCACCCACGCAAGCTTCCAGGCTAGCGCGCCAGATTCAATCATCATGGTTGAGCAGTGGGAAACCGTCGCGCATCTTGAAGCGCATCTGCAGACTGCGCACATGAAAGCGTGGAGTGACGCGGTGAAAGGTAACGTGCTGGAAACCCATATCCGCATTCTGGAGCAAGGGGTTTAA
- a CDS encoding NAD(P)H-dependent oxidoreductase produces MSNILIINGAKEFAHSKGQLNDTLTEIADGFLRDAGHDVKVVRADGDYDVKTQVQNFLWADVVIWQMPGWWMGAPWTVKKYMDDVFTEGHGSLYASDGRTRSDAGKKYGSGGLIQGKKYMLSLTWNAPMEAFTDKEQFFEGVGVDGAYLPFHKANQFLGMDPLPTFIVNDVIKMPDVPRYIAEYRKHLGEIFA; encoded by the coding sequence ATGAGCAACATTCTGATTATCAACGGCGCGAAAGAGTTTGCGCACTCTAAAGGTCAACTTAACGACACCCTGACTGAAATCGCGGACGGCTTCCTGCGCGACGCCGGGCATGATGTTAAGGTGGTGCGCGCGGACGGCGATTACGATGTCAAAACGCAAGTGCAGAATTTCCTGTGGGCTGACGTGGTTATCTGGCAGATGCCAGGCTGGTGGATGGGCGCTCCGTGGACCGTAAAAAAATATATGGATGACGTGTTCACCGAAGGCCACGGCTCGCTCTATGCCAGCGACGGCCGTACCCGCTCTGACGCTGGCAAAAAATACGGTTCTGGCGGCCTGATTCAGGGTAAAAAATATATGCTCTCCCTGACCTGGAATGCGCCAATGGAAGCCTTCACCGACAAAGAGCAGTTCTTTGAAGGGGTGGGTGTAGACGGCGCGTACCTGCCGTTCCACAAAGCCAACCAGTTCCTGGGGATGGATCCGCTGCCCACCTTTATTGTCAACGACGTAATTAAAATGCCGGATGTCCCGCGCTATATCGCAGAATATCGCAAGCATCTCGGCGAGATTTTTGCTTAA
- the qseC gene encoding quorum sensing histidine kinase QseC: MKLSQRLSLKLRLTLLFLALSLAAWFAASIVAWQQTTDKLDKLFDTQQMLFAKRLMTMDLDEIHAPARMKTVPKKAKHGHFDDDALAFAIYSADGKMLLNDGENGRDIPWHYRRDGFENGRLLGDNDEWRFLWLTSPEGNYRIVVGQEWEYRQEMAMDVVASQLTPWLVALPVMLLLLILLLGRELKPLKKLAQTLRARSPDATDALSTQGVPPEVRPLLDSLNHLFIRTQEMMTRERRFTSDAAHELRSPLAALKVQTDVAQLYLDDPQAQAKALAQLHTGIDRASRLVDQLLTLSRLDSLDNLDDVEPIVMADLLQSAVMDIWHPAQQAGVDIRLKINAPQAQRAGQQLLLSLMVRNVLDNAIRYSPPGSVVDVTLDARSITVRDNGPGISPAALARVGERFYRPPGQDATGSGLGLSIVKRIAALHGMGVSLGNASAGGFEVGIRWG; the protein is encoded by the coding sequence ATGAAACTGTCTCAACGCCTGAGCCTGAAGCTGCGCTTGACGCTGCTTTTTTTAGCGCTGTCCCTGGCGGCGTGGTTTGCCGCAAGCATCGTCGCCTGGCAACAGACCACCGACAAGCTCGATAAGCTGTTTGATACCCAGCAGATGCTGTTCGCCAAACGGCTAATGACCATGGATCTCGACGAAATCCACGCGCCAGCGCGGATGAAAACGGTGCCGAAAAAAGCGAAACATGGTCATTTTGACGACGATGCGCTGGCCTTTGCCATTTACTCCGCCGACGGCAAGATGCTGCTCAACGATGGCGAAAACGGGCGCGACATTCCCTGGCATTATCGTCGTGACGGATTTGAGAACGGGCGGTTGCTGGGCGACAACGACGAGTGGCGGTTTTTATGGCTGACCTCTCCAGAGGGTAACTACCGCATAGTGGTCGGCCAGGAGTGGGAATACCGTCAGGAGATGGCGATGGATGTGGTTGCCTCGCAGCTCACGCCATGGCTGGTGGCACTGCCCGTAATGCTGTTGTTGCTGATCCTGCTTTTGGGCAGAGAGCTAAAGCCGCTGAAAAAGCTGGCGCAAACCTTGCGCGCGCGTTCCCCGGACGCCACCGACGCCCTTTCAACCCAGGGAGTCCCGCCGGAAGTGCGTCCGCTACTCGACTCTCTGAACCACCTGTTTATACGCACCCAGGAGATGATGACCCGCGAGCGTCGCTTTACCTCCGATGCCGCTCATGAGCTGCGTAGCCCGCTGGCGGCTCTTAAGGTCCAGACCGATGTAGCGCAACTTTATCTGGATGATCCGCAGGCGCAGGCGAAAGCGTTGGCACAACTGCACACCGGTATCGACCGTGCATCCCGGTTGGTGGATCAACTCCTTACCCTTTCCCGTCTGGATTCGCTGGATAACCTGGACGATGTCGAGCCAATCGTCATGGCCGATTTACTGCAGTCAGCGGTGATGGATATCTGGCATCCGGCTCAGCAGGCGGGTGTCGATATTCGTCTGAAGATCAATGCGCCGCAGGCGCAACGCGCGGGCCAACAGCTACTCCTGAGCCTGATGGTGCGTAATGTGCTGGATAACGCCATTCGCTACAGCCCGCCCGGCAGCGTTGTGGACGTCACGCTGGACGCCCGCAGTATAACCGTGCGCGATAATGGCCCCGGAATTTCACCCGCCGCCCTGGCGCGCGTAGGTGAGCGTTTTTATCGCCCGCCGGGACAGGATGCCACGGGCAGCGGCCTGGGGTTATCCATCGTGAAGCGCATTGCAGCCCTGCACGGCATGGGCGTATCACTGGGAAATGCCTCTGCGGGCGGTTTCGAAGTGGGTATCCGTTGGGGGTAG
- the qseB gene encoding quorum sensing response regulator transcription factor QseB codes for MRILLVEDDKLIGDGIKAGLSKMGFNVDWFSDGKTGQAALYTAPYDAIVLDLTLPGIDGLEILRAWRESDHSEPVLILTARDALNQRVEGLRLGADDYLCKPFALIEVAARLEALVRRSHGQTRSELRHGKVTLDPASRIATLEGETLTLKPKEFALLELLLRNAGRVLPRKLIEEKLYNWDDDVSSNAVEVHVHHLRRKLGSAFIRTVHGIGYALGDA; via the coding sequence ATGCGCATTTTACTGGTAGAAGACGACAAGTTAATCGGCGATGGCATCAAAGCGGGGTTAAGCAAAATGGGGTTTAACGTCGACTGGTTTAGCGACGGCAAAACCGGGCAGGCCGCGCTGTACACCGCGCCCTACGATGCCATCGTGCTGGACCTGACGCTGCCGGGCATTGACGGGCTGGAGATCCTGCGCGCCTGGCGCGAGAGCGACCACAGCGAGCCAGTGCTGATCCTGACCGCGCGCGACGCCCTGAATCAGCGCGTTGAGGGACTGCGTCTGGGGGCGGATGATTATCTGTGCAAACCTTTTGCGCTAATTGAAGTTGCCGCAAGGCTCGAAGCGCTGGTGCGCCGCAGTCATGGACAGACACGCAGCGAGCTACGTCACGGCAAGGTGACGCTCGACCCGGCGAGCCGGATTGCGACGCTCGAAGGCGAAACGCTGACGCTGAAACCCAAAGAATTTGCGCTGCTTGAACTCCTCCTGCGCAACGCCGGGCGCGTGCTTCCCCGTAAGCTTATTGAGGAAAAGCTCTACAACTGGGACGACGACGTCTCCAGCAACGCCGTGGAAGTCCATGTGCATCACCTGCGCCGCAAGCTCGGCAGCGCGTTTATCCGTACCGTACACGGCATCGGTTATGCCCTGGGAGACGCATGA